In Sphaeramia orbicularis chromosome 1, fSphaOr1.1, whole genome shotgun sequence, a genomic segment contains:
- the smdt1b gene encoding single-pass membrane protein with aspartate-rich tail 1b has translation MAANILRLSLRLSTKNTGIVTRNTGLKSSNISRTTQSRTAVSTSSGAILPKPDKTPFGLIRMTAVVVPFLYVGTLISKNFAALLEEHDIFVPEDDDDDD, from the exons ATGGCGGCGAATATACTGCGGCTCTCGCTGCGACTTTCTACCAAAAATACGGGGATAGTGACCCGTAACACAGGCCTGAAATCATCAAACATATCCAGGACGACTCAAAGTAGAACCGCGGTGTCAACCTCATCGGGTGCAATCTTACCGAAACCGGATAAA ACACCGTTTGGTCTTATCCGCATGACTGCTGTGGTGGTGCCTTTCCTGTATGTCGGAACCCTGATTAGCAAGAACTTTGCAGCTCTCTTGGAAGAGCATGACATCTTTGTTCccgaggatgatgatgatgacgactga